A genomic stretch from Pararhizobium sp. IMCC21322 includes:
- a CDS encoding amidohydrolase: protein MIDAHHHIWLQKDLPWLLGPEQPRIFGPYADIKRDYLIDEYLKDVKGLGITKSVYVQANWAPNWFEDEVAWVQSVSDVSGWPHGIVGYADFMVDDVRPQLDRLKKYPLMRGVRQQLHWHENPLYRFAATPDLPTNSVLQRNIAHLGDYGWTFDLQLFSGQMEAAVELAHACPDVTFILQHAGMLEDASEDGWAAWRKGMKRLSKCKNVVTKLSAFGTFIHRNDPKFIAEMVSETVAIFGAKRCMFGSNFPIEKLWTSYAELVAAFQKATSDLPKAQQKAIFHDTAARVYQL, encoded by the coding sequence ATGATTGACGCACATCACCATATCTGGCTGCAGAAGGATTTGCCCTGGTTGCTGGGACCTGAGCAACCACGCATATTTGGGCCTTACGCGGATATCAAGCGCGACTATCTGATTGATGAATATCTGAAAGACGTCAAAGGGCTTGGCATTACCAAATCTGTCTATGTTCAGGCCAATTGGGCACCGAACTGGTTTGAAGATGAGGTGGCCTGGGTGCAATCCGTGTCCGACGTAAGTGGCTGGCCTCATGGCATTGTCGGTTATGCGGATTTTATGGTCGATGATGTGCGGCCCCAATTGGACCGGCTGAAGAAATATCCCTTGATGCGCGGCGTACGCCAGCAACTGCACTGGCATGAAAACCCGCTTTATCGCTTTGCTGCGACACCGGATCTGCCGACCAATTCTGTGCTTCAACGCAATATTGCGCATCTGGGTGACTATGGCTGGACTTTTGATTTGCAGTTGTTTTCCGGTCAGATGGAAGCTGCCGTCGAACTGGCGCATGCCTGCCCGGATGTGACCTTCATTCTGCAGCATGCTGGCATGCTGGAAGATGCTAGCGAAGATGGCTGGGCTGCATGGCGCAAGGGCATGAAGCGGCTGTCCAAATGCAAGAATGTGGTGACGAAGCTTTCAGCATTCGGAACCTTTATTCATCGCAATGATCCCAAATTCATCGCCGAGATGGTTTCCGAAACCGTGGCGATTTTCGGGGCCAAACGCTGCATGTTCGGCTCCAACTTTCCGATTGAGAAATTGTGGACCTCCTATGCGGAGCTGGTTGCAGCCTTTCAGAAAGCCACCTCTGATCTGCCAAAAGCCCAGCAAAAGGCGATTTTTCACGACACCGCAGCGCGGGTCTACCAACTTTGA
- a CDS encoding VWA domain-containing protein produces the protein MLPRAIEPFVNFAGVLRAHGFAVAPDQTSGFIEAIGLLGPRHMDDIHRAALSMLAIPRERETEFDALFRAFFMGQTIAAPASAGDDEEEVEAFEASDGESEVPEGDDIEDSGAEATVAESLSQRSFGARDEAIALRDFARRAPGSLPRRLSYRRSAARRGDRLNMRKALREAVQRDGEVFTLPQLRRKTRQRRLLLLIDVSGSMKEQTDATLRFAHTLAQVADRFEAFTLGTRLTRITPALAPKDSQEALERTGRLVADFDGGTRIGDALQAYLAVPRFAGFARGSAVIVLSDGLERGEPNALIDAVWRLSRMAWRVDWLSPLAGDAGYVPQTEALAAIRPYLDSLSDGSDTQAICNHVLNLARAA, from the coding sequence ATGCTTCCGCGCGCCATAGAACCTTTTGTCAATTTTGCTGGGGTATTGCGAGCGCATGGTTTTGCGGTGGCTCCCGATCAAACCAGCGGGTTTATTGAAGCCATTGGGCTGCTGGGTCCTCGGCATATGGATGATATCCACCGGGCGGCATTGTCGATGCTGGCAATTCCTCGAGAGCGGGAAACGGAGTTCGATGCACTGTTTCGGGCTTTTTTCATGGGGCAGACGATCGCCGCACCCGCCAGTGCCGGTGACGATGAAGAAGAGGTTGAGGCCTTTGAGGCCAGTGACGGCGAATCCGAGGTGCCTGAAGGCGATGACATAGAGGATTCCGGCGCTGAAGCGACGGTAGCTGAAAGTTTGAGCCAGCGCAGTTTCGGGGCGCGGGACGAAGCAATTGCCTTGCGGGATTTTGCGCGCCGTGCGCCCGGCAGTTTGCCGCGTCGTTTGTCTTACAGGCGGTCTGCCGCGCGTCGCGGAGACAGACTGAATATGCGCAAGGCATTGCGTGAAGCGGTGCAGCGCGATGGGGAAGTGTTTACTCTGCCGCAACTGCGCCGAAAGACCCGGCAACGGCGATTGTTACTGCTGATTGATGTCTCCGGCTCGATGAAAGAGCAGACAGACGCAACTTTGCGCTTTGCCCATACACTGGCACAGGTGGCAGACCGGTTTGAGGCCTTTACACTTGGCACGCGCCTGACCCGCATCACGCCAGCGCTTGCGCCGAAAGATAGTCAGGAAGCCTTGGAACGTACTGGCCGACTGGTTGCAGATTTTGACGGCGGCACACGTATTGGCGATGCGCTTCAGGCCTATTTGGCAGTGCCCAGATTTGCCGGGTTTGCGCGCGGGTCTGCCGTAATTGTGCTGTCTGACGGGTTGGAACGCGGGGAGCCGAATGCGTTGATTGACGCGGTCTGGCGTCTGTCACGCATGGCCTGGCGTGTGGACTGGCTGTCACCGTTGGCCGGAGATGCGGGCTATGTGCCTCAGACTGAAGCTCTGGCCGCTATTCGCCCATACCTCGACAGTCTGTCTGATGGCAGCGATACGCAGGCCATTTGTAACCACGTTTTGAACCTTGCGAGGGCTGCATGA
- a CDS encoding MoxR family ATPase, translating into MAVRPSIAGINSPDGLRSALVGAQYLADEGLSTSAYLALALGKPLLLEGAPGVGKTEAAKAIGAVLGRTVIRLQCFEGIDAAAALYEWNYTRQMLAIRQAGDEYVNIYGDEFLLARPMLEALRSPENTVLLIDEIDRSDHEFEAFLLEFLSDFQISIPETGTVRATQAPVVVLTSNRTRDLHEALRRRCVYHWIDYPDAALEAEIVMTRASTVVRATADAVVAAVTQLRAEPLAKPPGVAETVEWAEAATLLHSQGNPWPQAFRKAIGVALKDHDDLTYMQPRLEALLPSEAA; encoded by the coding sequence GTGGCAGTCCGTCCTTCAATTGCTGGGATAAATTCGCCGGACGGTCTGCGGTCTGCGCTTGTTGGTGCGCAATATCTGGCGGATGAAGGCTTGTCGACGTCGGCCTATCTGGCACTGGCGCTGGGAAAACCGCTTTTGCTGGAAGGTGCGCCCGGTGTGGGTAAAACCGAAGCTGCCAAAGCAATTGGTGCAGTGCTGGGACGCACTGTTATTCGCCTGCAATGTTTTGAAGGCATTGATGCGGCGGCAGCGCTTTATGAATGGAATTATACGCGGCAGATGCTGGCCATTCGCCAGGCTGGCGATGAATATGTGAATATCTATGGTGATGAATTTCTGTTGGCCCGTCCCATGCTGGAAGCGCTGCGGTCACCGGAAAATACGGTCCTGTTGATTGATGAAATCGATCGGTCCGATCATGAATTTGAAGCGTTCTTGCTGGAGTTCCTGTCTGACTTCCAGATTTCAATCCCGGAAACCGGGACGGTTCGCGCCACTCAGGCACCGGTAGTCGTGCTGACATCTAACCGCACACGCGATCTGCATGAAGCGCTGCGCAGGCGCTGCGTCTATCATTGGATTGATTATCCAGATGCGGCGCTGGAAGCTGAAATCGTTATGACACGCGCCAGCACTGTGGTGCGTGCCACGGCTGACGCAGTCGTGGCAGCTGTCACACAATTGCGCGCAGAGCCATTGGCGAAGCCGCCGGGCGTGGCTGAAACCGTTGAATGGGCGGAAGCTGCAACATTGTTGCATTCGCAAGGCAATCCTTGGCCGCAGGCGTTTCGCAAGGCGATTGGCGTGGCGCTGAAAGATCATGACGATCTGACCTATATGCAGCCGCGACTTGAGGCGCTGCTTCCATCGGAGGCGGCATAA
- a CDS encoding xanthine dehydrogenase family protein molybdopterin-binding subunit, translated as MALHKGRGFACINYPIGMNLGGDPSQALVHSTPDGKFMVSLSAIDLGQGMKSVTRQIAAETLGVPVADVYVDTADSDTGPHDMGSFASRGTHRVGNAVIRAAAEARAAMMEAAADELEVNPADLDTDGEGNIHVKGAPGRSITVADTAIAAQFKQGKTLSGRGIFLIPTSDVDADTGEMTPVSCFAHAAVVVDLEVDDETGEVTVSQVNSAYEVGRALNPKMVEQQLIGGAWMGISHALYETTEPYYPDRSHGPDDYNTYLMPGAGDVVPHNIAVLERPAEDAPFGGKGPGEMCANPLLPAVANAIYNAVGVRCDVLPITPEKVLRGIQANGGAQPKGTF; from the coding sequence ATGGCACTTCACAAAGGGCGCGGCTTTGCCTGTATCAACTATCCCATCGGTATGAATCTGGGTGGTGATCCCAGTCAGGCTTTGGTGCATTCCACGCCCGATGGCAAATTCATGGTCTCATTGAGCGCCATTGATCTGGGGCAGGGCATGAAGTCCGTCACCCGGCAGATAGCGGCTGAAACACTGGGTGTTCCTGTTGCTGATGTTTATGTGGACACAGCGGATAGTGATACCGGTCCTCATGATATGGGCTCATTTGCCTCACGCGGAACCCACCGTGTGGGCAATGCGGTTATTCGCGCCGCTGCTGAAGCGCGTGCGGCAATGATGGAAGCTGCCGCAGATGAGTTGGAGGTCAATCCTGCTGATCTGGACACGGATGGCGAAGGCAATATTCATGTCAAAGGCGCGCCAGGCCGTTCCATAACCGTGGCTGATACGGCCATTGCGGCACAATTCAAACAGGGAAAAACGCTCTCGGGGCGCGGCATTTTCCTCATTCCAACGTCTGATGTGGATGCTGATACGGGCGAGATGACGCCTGTGTCCTGTTTTGCCCACGCTGCGGTTGTAGTTGATCTTGAGGTTGATGACGAAACCGGCGAGGTCACCGTCAGCCAAGTGAATTCCGCTTATGAAGTTGGTCGTGCGCTCAACCCGAAAATGGTGGAGCAGCAATTGATCGGAGGCGCATGGATGGGCATTTCCCATGCGCTTTATGAGACCACGGAGCCGTATTATCCGGACCGCTCTCACGGTCCTGACGATTACAATACCTATCTGATGCCGGGCGCGGGTGACGTGGTGCCTCATAATATTGCTGTGCTGGAACGCCCGGCAGAGGATGCGCCCTTTGGCGGCAAGGGACCGGGCGAAATGTGTGCCAATCCACTGCTCCCCGCTGTCGCAAACGCGATTTACAATGCTGTTGGGGTGCGTTGCGATGTCTTGCCGATTACCCCGGAGAAAGTTTTGCGTGGCATTCAGGCCAATGGCGGAGCCCAACCAAAGGGGACTTTCTAA
- a CDS encoding xanthine dehydrogenase family protein molybdopterin-binding subunit gives MSSIEFRKDLFAEERDDTLKEIGKPTIRQDILGHVTGRSPYFDDHLFDGLLHMRCVRSPHHHARIRSIDTSAADRMPGVRRVIRPEDVPNNLNTLLALINFGKDDEALLQGRKVAYIGEPIVAIIAETERQARDAVAVVRVDYEVLPHVLDVEEALEPNAPVVSETYPNNTFDYHELYDHQKLRFGDVDKGFAEADHIVEGRYQMSPIEQAPTETCGAIAAPETNNRFVCYTSTQALFFSLGTTAKLLDMPSSQLHFIGGTVGGGFGGKVDSLHEPLAVLGSKLTGAPVKYIFDRAEEMQVGAPRGAERWYIKDGVMNDGRIVARQFTGFFDCGAYTRLSSYAIIKGTGHLPGPYSIPNVASNVYCVYTNRTPATAMRGFGITGVDFSIECHMDKVAEAVSMNPIELRILNAYRDGDMKAHRRLAKNTALIECCQVAASKADWAISAEAAAQTSLQGGGGERAAIPETVTDQVGKIGERRRNKIPTAPGEGATAKGRVAAGTSVAPIIAVPPQRDDMIIDPARTGHRKTGAEQSPAAPSVQAAPTAPPRYTPPTPPTPAPTPATAAPPPAAPVAQPQQPAPAVQPAAAEPYKPTEPFQKGIKRPGVSRFISGTRRR, from the coding sequence ATGTCCTCGATTGAATTCAGAAAAGACCTGTTTGCCGAAGAGCGTGACGACACGCTGAAGGAAATTGGCAAACCGACAATCCGCCAGGATATTCTGGGCCATGTGACCGGTCGCTCGCCCTATTTTGATGATCATCTGTTTGACGGGCTGCTGCATATGCGTTGCGTGCGCTCGCCGCACCATCATGCGCGTATCCGCTCCATTGATACATCGGCAGCAGATCGCATGCCGGGCGTCAGGCGCGTTATACGGCCGGAAGATGTGCCGAATAATCTCAATACACTTTTGGCGCTGATCAATTTCGGCAAGGATGATGAAGCCCTTCTGCAGGGCAGGAAGGTCGCTTACATTGGCGAGCCGATTGTCGCGATCATAGCCGAGACGGAACGGCAGGCACGTGATGCTGTGGCTGTTGTGCGTGTCGACTATGAAGTGCTGCCGCATGTGCTGGATGTGGAAGAGGCGCTGGAGCCGAATGCACCGGTGGTCAGCGAGACCTATCCCAACAATACGTTTGATTATCACGAGCTGTATGATCATCAAAAACTGCGGTTTGGTGATGTGGACAAGGGCTTTGCTGAAGCCGACCACATTGTCGAAGGCCGCTATCAGATGTCACCGATTGAGCAGGCTCCCACTGAGACTTGTGGAGCCATCGCGGCTCCCGAAACGAATAACCGGTTTGTCTGCTACACATCCACACAGGCTTTGTTCTTCTCATTGGGCACAACCGCGAAATTGCTGGATATGCCATCCTCCCAGCTGCACTTCATCGGCGGTACGGTTGGTGGCGGCTTTGGCGGCAAGGTGGACAGTCTGCACGAGCCATTGGCGGTGCTTGGTTCCAAGCTGACCGGCGCGCCCGTAAAATACATATTTGACCGGGCGGAGGAAATGCAGGTCGGTGCGCCGCGTGGCGCAGAGCGCTGGTACATCAAGGACGGGGTGATGAATGACGGGCGTATTGTAGCGCGCCAGTTTACCGGGTTCTTTGATTGCGGCGCTTATACACGGCTGAGTTCCTACGCCATCATCAAGGGCACAGGCCATCTGCCAGGGCCGTATTCCATTCCGAATGTCGCGTCTAATGTCTATTGTGTCTACACCAACCGGACCCCGGCGACTGCCATGCGTGGCTTTGGGATTACGGGTGTCGATTTTTCTATCGAATGCCATATGGACAAGGTTGCTGAAGCCGTTTCGATGAACCCGATTGAGCTGCGCATTCTCAACGCCTATCGCGATGGCGATATGAAGGCACATCGGCGGCTGGCCAAAAATACCGCACTTATTGAATGCTGCCAGGTGGCTGCCAGCAAGGCCGATTGGGCAATCAGCGCTGAGGCTGCTGCACAAACCAGCCTGCAAGGCGGTGGTGGCGAGCGGGCTGCTATTCCAGAGACTGTTACGGATCAGGTTGGCAAGATTGGTGAGCGTCGGCGAAACAAGATTCCAACGGCACCGGGAGAAGGTGCAACGGCCAAAGGCCGAGTTGCTGCAGGAACTTCAGTAGCACCAATAATTGCTGTTCCCCCGCAACGCGATGATATGATTATTGACCCGGCCAGGACGGGCCACCGGAAAACCGGTGCAGAGCAATCGCCTGCGGCTCCTTCTGTGCAAGCGGCCCCTACTGCTCCGCCACGTTACACACCGCCAACGCCACCAACTCCGGCACCAACTCCGGCAACAGCGGCTCCGCCGCCTGCAGCACCCGTCGCTCAGCCACAACAACCAGCGCCAGCAGTGCAACCGGCTGCGGCTGAACCTTACAAGCCGACTGAACCGTTTCAAAAGGGCATCAAACGCCCCGGCGTATCGCGGTTCATATCCGGCACAAGGAGGCGTTGA
- a CDS encoding (2Fe-2S)-binding protein, whose product MAKTPVRFTLNGSETALFVDGGANLLDTLRRGVGDLSPKYGCGQGTCGTCTVLIDGEPHLSCLTLAETVEGRSIETTGGLSNGAELHPLQRVFMENFGAQCGYCTPGMLMAAKALLTKNPNPSREEVVEAISGNICRCTGYEPIIDAILATAGQMRGRVA is encoded by the coding sequence ATGGCTAAAACACCGGTACGCTTTACCCTGAACGGGTCCGAGACCGCACTGTTTGTAGATGGCGGTGCCAATCTGCTGGACACTTTGCGCCGTGGTGTTGGTGATCTGTCTCCCAAATATGGTTGTGGCCAGGGAACCTGCGGCACCTGCACGGTGCTTATTGATGGAGAACCCCATCTCAGCTGTCTAACGCTGGCTGAAACTGTGGAAGGGCGCAGCATCGAGACAACCGGTGGCCTGTCTAATGGAGCCGAATTGCATCCGCTGCAACGCGTATTCATGGAAAACTTTGGAGCACAATGTGGCTATTGCACACCTGGCATGTTGATGGCGGCCAAGGCGCTGCTCACTAAAAATCCAAATCCCAGCCGTGAAGAGGTGGTGGAAGCAATTTCGGGCAATATCTGCCGCTGCACCGGGTATGAGCCGATCATTGATGCAATCCTGGCGACCGCAGGACAAATGCGTGGGAGAGTTGCCTGA
- a CDS encoding xanthine dehydrogenase family protein subunit M → MLTVETFDTLAQAASAMTPESRFLGGGTLIMRGVNYGDQSFQRIVRVRDRSLREIRSESGRIVIGACATMADVMAASETSFLADVARQVGGPAVRNMATIGGNLFAPHPYGDFTTALLALDANVRLSDGSGQPIESFLSARSSMRGLVASVSVPRPMGDEFRFRKVSRVKPKGVSVMSIAVWLPRQGGRISQARIAFGAMGPTPLRAKAAEQALEGVNLDAQGIERALSATTTGLSPMDDSLASAWYRNEVAPVHLRRVLLGEGNR, encoded by the coding sequence ATGCTGACAGTTGAGACCTTTGACACTTTGGCGCAGGCGGCCAGTGCCATGACACCGGAAAGTCGCTTTCTTGGCGGCGGAACGCTGATCATGCGCGGCGTCAATTATGGCGATCAGAGTTTTCAGCGGATTGTCCGGGTGAGAGATCGCAGCTTACGGGAAATTCGCAGCGAAAGCGGCAGAATTGTCATTGGCGCTTGTGCGACGATGGCTGATGTCATGGCAGCTTCCGAGACGTCCTTTCTGGCCGACGTTGCCAGACAGGTTGGCGGGCCCGCCGTGCGCAATATGGCGACGATTGGCGGTAATCTGTTTGCGCCGCATCCCTATGGCGATTTTACAACGGCCTTGCTGGCGCTTGATGCCAATGTGCGCCTGTCTGATGGATCAGGGCAGCCGATCGAGAGTTTTCTGTCTGCGCGTTCTTCCATGCGCGGGTTGGTTGCCTCTGTTTCCGTTCCCCGGCCAATGGGCGATGAATTTCGCTTTCGCAAGGTAAGCCGCGTCAAACCGAAAGGTGTGTCAGTCATGAGCATCGCGGTCTGGTTGCCGCGTCAGGGTGGGCGTATTTCACAGGCACGGATTGCCTTTGGAGCGATGGGGCCAACGCCGCTTCGAGCAAAGGCCGCCGAGCAAGCACTGGAAGGTGTGAACCTTGATGCACAGGGAATTGAGCGGGCACTCTCGGCTACAACGACGGGTCTCAGTCCAATGGATGATTCACTGGCCTCGGCCTGGTATCGCAACGAAGTCGCGCCGGTGCATCTGCGCCGTGTTCTGTTAGGTGAGGGGAACCGATAA
- a CDS encoding SRPBCC family protein — protein sequence MVKVIRSTVLSAPVEAVWDVLRDFNGHDRWHPAVATSKVERNIASDQVGCVRRFRLEDGSELREQLLSLSDIEQTFSYCLLDTPIPLFNYVAHVRLFPVTDGDQTFWEWESKFDTKSGEEDKMATLVGDGIYTTGFNAIRTHLGLGD from the coding sequence ATGGTCAAAGTTATCCGCAGTACAGTTCTTTCAGCACCGGTTGAAGCGGTGTGGGATGTGCTGCGCGATTTTAATGGTCATGATCGCTGGCACCCGGCGGTTGCCACCAGCAAGGTGGAGCGGAATATTGCCAGCGATCAGGTTGGCTGTGTGCGGCGTTTCCGGCTGGAGGACGGTTCGGAACTGCGTGAGCAATTGCTGTCGCTGTCTGACATCGAACAGACGTTCAGCTACTGCCTGCTCGATACGCCCATTCCGCTGTTTAATTACGTGGCGCATGTGCGCCTGTTTCCGGTGACCGATGGTGACCAGACATTTTGGGAATGGGAAAGCAAATTCGACACCAAAAGCGGTGAGGAAGACAAGATGGCGACCCTTGTCGGAGACGGCATTTACACCACCGGGTTTAACGCCATTCGCACGCATTTGGGACTTGGGGACTAG
- a CDS encoding nuclear transport factor 2 family protein — MKLLKLLLTTAVFAGASSFAIAQEPRPLPPLAMQPNAETVTFEHIDALNKCDWDRLMAQYPEEVLFILPNGVWVEGRRAIGDVFAGFCTSREDGGFKGATFIAEKVKTVENTVNVSWRVEADWLAEPYKGADAYVTHDGLMYAQVTTFDPADMKFK, encoded by the coding sequence ATGAAACTTTTGAAACTGCTTCTAACAACTGCTGTCTTTGCAGGTGCTTCGTCATTCGCAATTGCGCAGGAACCCAGACCATTGCCGCCGCTTGCCATGCAGCCCAATGCTGAGACGGTGACATTCGAGCATATTGACGCGCTCAATAAATGCGATTGGGATCGGCTGATGGCGCAATATCCTGAAGAGGTGCTGTTTATTCTGCCAAATGGTGTCTGGGTGGAAGGTCGCCGCGCCATTGGTGATGTGTTTGCTGGATTCTGCACATCGCGTGAAGACGGTGGCTTCAAGGGTGCAACCTTCATCGCGGAAAAGGTCAAGACGGTTGAAAACACCGTGAATGTTTCCTGGCGCGTGGAAGCGGACTGGCTGGCAGAGCCCTATAAGGGCGCTGATGCCTACGTCACCCATGATGGGTTAATGTATGCGCAGGTCACCACTTTCGATCCTGCCGACATGAAATTCAAATAG
- a CDS encoding SRPBCC family protein: MARVYISSVINAPAAKVWEYIRDFNGLPKWHPRIRDSRIEDALPSDKVGCIRSFHLQNGDALREQLLGLSDYDMFYTYTILDSPMPLTDYISTLRLTPITDGERCFGEWSAEFACDPANETDLVTGVGTNVFQGGFDALKRHFGN; this comes from the coding sequence ATGGCTCGGGTTTACATCTCTTCCGTCATCAATGCGCCAGCGGCAAAAGTCTGGGAATACATCCGGGATTTCAACGGGTTGCCGAAGTGGCATCCACGTATCCGTGACAGCCGTATTGAAGATGCGCTGCCGTCGGACAAGGTGGGCTGTATTCGCAGTTTCCATCTCCAGAATGGCGATGCGTTGCGCGAGCAGCTTCTGGGTCTGTCTGATTACGACATGTTCTACACCTACACGATCCTCGACAGTCCGATGCCACTTACGGATTACATTTCAACATTGCGCCTGACGCCTATCACAGATGGTGAGCGCTGTTTTGGTGAATGGTCGGCGGAGTTCGCCTGCGATCCGGCGAATGAAACAGATTTGGTAACGGGTGTAGGTACCAACGTCTTTCAGGGCGGTTTTGACGCGCTGAAACGACATTTCGGTAATTAG